One region of Metallosphaera sedula DSM 5348 genomic DNA includes:
- a CDS encoding sulfurtransferase: MSKYVNQEVLVDTKYVLDNVGNEKVRIVEVDYDHSTAYDAWHIPNAILVRWREDLRHPEIRDFITPQQFEDLMSRLGISNDSTVILYGDYNNWFATYAFWLFKAYGHQDVRLLNGGRTKWAKLGLPTSKDVPRYPKTEYKVSKVDWGSHRVLMWEVLQKVSRGETGKIATLIDVRSPKEYTGEIKAPPEYADEQTQVGGHIPGAINIPWAQAVNPDTGEFKAYEELLRIYSNVPKDKEIITYCRIGERAAHTWFVLKYLLGYPAVRVYDGSSAEWNNVVGIPVKKGTEP, translated from the coding sequence ATGTCCAAATACGTTAACCAGGAAGTACTGGTGGATACCAAATACGTGCTGGATAACGTCGGAAACGAGAAGGTAAGGATAGTTGAAGTGGACTATGATCACTCCACAGCCTATGATGCATGGCATATACCAAACGCCATCCTAGTGAGGTGGAGGGAGGACTTGAGGCATCCCGAGATCAGGGACTTCATAACTCCGCAACAATTTGAGGACCTCATGAGTAGACTGGGAATATCCAACGATAGTACCGTGATTCTTTACGGCGACTACAACAACTGGTTCGCCACATATGCATTTTGGCTGTTTAAGGCATACGGACATCAGGACGTTAGATTGCTTAACGGTGGTAGGACAAAGTGGGCAAAATTGGGTCTTCCAACATCAAAGGATGTCCCAAGGTATCCAAAGACGGAATACAAGGTGAGCAAGGTAGATTGGGGAAGCCATAGGGTTCTAATGTGGGAAGTTCTTCAGAAGGTGAGTAGAGGAGAGACAGGTAAAATCGCTACGCTAATTGATGTTAGATCCCCCAAGGAGTACACAGGAGAAATCAAGGCACCGCCAGAGTACGCCGATGAACAAACGCAAGTAGGAGGTCATATTCCTGGGGCAATAAACATTCCCTGGGCCCAGGCAGTAAATCCAGATACGGGAGAGTTCAAAGCCTATGAGGAACTCCTCAGAATATACTCCAATGTACCGAAGGACAAGGAGATCATCACGTACTGCAGAATTGGCGAGAGAGCAGCCCATACTTGGTTCGTGTTGAAGTACCTTCTGGGATATCCAGCTGTCAGAGTTTATGATGGGTCCTCAGCTGAATGGAACAACGTGGTTGGAATACCTGTGAAAAAGGGAACTGAACCTTGA
- a CDS encoding alpha-ketoacid dehydrogenase subunit beta — protein sequence MRMKGISQAIAQAISQEMERRSDIVVLGEDVTYWGAVFGFTMGLFDKFGRKRVVDTPITEQTFMGMAVGMASVGLHPVVSLMFVDFLGAGFDQMYNHMAKNHYMSGGQFPMPVTVITAIGGGYGDAEQHSQVLYGLFAHVPGFKVVVPSNAYDAKGLTIRALRDPNPVVIFGHKLLTGLPFLPYEGGEDEVPEEPYELEFGKASVRMEGSDLTVASAGLMVHRAMRVAEKLRKEGISVEVVDLRTLVPLDEETLSRSVKKTGRLLILDEDYMSYGMTGEVTFRVQSRALRDLKAPIQRLAVPDVPIPFSEPLEKEVIPGEARIEAKIREMVS from the coding sequence ATGAGAATGAAGGGAATTTCCCAGGCAATAGCCCAGGCAATATCTCAGGAGATGGAGAGGAGGAGTGACATCGTCGTCTTGGGGGAGGACGTGACTTACTGGGGCGCAGTTTTCGGGTTCACCATGGGACTCTTTGACAAGTTCGGCAGGAAGAGGGTGGTGGACACACCTATCACGGAGCAAACTTTCATGGGAATGGCAGTGGGAATGGCCTCAGTGGGACTTCATCCCGTAGTGTCGCTCATGTTCGTAGACTTTCTGGGGGCCGGGTTTGATCAGATGTACAACCATATGGCTAAGAACCACTACATGTCGGGCGGACAATTCCCCATGCCGGTAACTGTGATCACAGCAATAGGAGGAGGTTATGGAGACGCGGAACAACACTCTCAAGTGCTTTATGGACTCTTCGCTCACGTCCCAGGTTTCAAGGTTGTGGTTCCGTCTAACGCATACGACGCTAAGGGTTTAACCATTAGGGCGTTGAGGGATCCTAACCCTGTGGTCATATTTGGTCACAAACTCCTCACAGGGTTACCCTTTCTACCCTATGAGGGAGGAGAGGACGAGGTTCCTGAGGAACCCTATGAGCTGGAGTTTGGGAAGGCCTCCGTGAGGATGGAGGGGAGCGATCTGACCGTGGCATCTGCCGGACTGATGGTCCACAGGGCAATGAGGGTTGCAGAGAAGTTGAGAAAGGAGGGAATTTCCGTGGAGGTTGTGGATTTGAGGACCCTAGTCCCCCTGGACGAGGAGACACTCTCTAGGTCAGTAAAGAAGACTGGTAGGTTGCTCATCCTTGACGAGGATTACATGAGCTATGGGATGACCGGCGAGGTCACGTTCAGGGTTCAGTCCAGAGCCTTAAGGGATCTGAAGGCCCCGATCCAAAGATTGGCAGTCCCTGATGTTCCAATCCCCTTCAGTGAGCCCCTAGAGAAGGAGGTGATTCCAGGGGAGGCGAGAATAGAGGCCAAAATCAGGGAAATGGTAAGCTAG
- a CDS encoding thiamine pyrophosphate-dependent dehydrogenase E1 component subunit alpha, which yields MFLKPEPTIKDLKGLLESANFTLDQLLNMYYQMNLIREFEEAIGAKYYEGKNPFNMASGPIRGEMHLSSGQEAVAVGVGGNLRKEDVVVSTHRPHHHAIAKGTDIRKLAAEIFGKSTGLCGGKGGHMHLFDKEVRFSCSGIVGASFPQAAGAAFAFKYRGEDNVAVAFAGEGAANHGTFYETLNAASLWELPLIVVIEDNMYADSTPKSVALATPHHFQRAMSLNVPSFLVDGMDVIDVYLATRKAVQRARSGGGPSLIEAVTYRFRGHFEGDGQEYRERDEVELWRVMDPITRLGNRLTKLGVEKERLENERRKARERVEDALKFAEESPYPEPSTALVGVFK from the coding sequence ATGTTTCTAAAACCCGAACCCACGATTAAGGACCTCAAGGGATTACTCGAGTCGGCTAACTTTACCCTAGACCAACTCTTGAACATGTACTATCAAATGAACTTGATTCGAGAGTTTGAGGAGGCCATAGGGGCGAAGTACTACGAGGGAAAGAATCCCTTTAACATGGCCTCAGGCCCCATAAGGGGTGAGATGCACCTATCCTCCGGTCAAGAGGCTGTTGCGGTCGGAGTAGGTGGCAACTTGAGGAAAGAGGATGTGGTCGTGAGCACGCATAGGCCACACCATCACGCAATAGCCAAGGGGACTGATATCAGAAAGCTCGCGGCGGAGATATTTGGCAAGAGCACGGGATTGTGTGGAGGGAAAGGTGGACATATGCACCTTTTCGACAAGGAGGTGAGGTTTTCCTGTAGCGGGATTGTTGGGGCATCATTTCCCCAGGCTGCAGGTGCAGCCTTCGCCTTCAAGTACAGGGGGGAGGACAACGTCGCCGTGGCCTTTGCTGGAGAGGGGGCCGCAAATCACGGAACCTTTTACGAGACCTTGAACGCCGCTTCCCTGTGGGAACTTCCGCTGATAGTTGTGATAGAGGATAACATGTACGCTGATTCTACCCCGAAGAGCGTGGCCCTGGCTACACCCCATCACTTCCAGAGGGCAATGTCACTGAATGTGCCATCCTTCCTAGTGGACGGAATGGACGTGATTGACGTATATCTGGCTACGAGAAAGGCCGTTCAAAGGGCAAGAAGCGGAGGTGGTCCCTCCCTGATCGAGGCCGTTACCTACAGGTTTAGGGGACATTTTGAAGGGGATGGACAGGAGTATAGGGAAAGGGATGAGGTTGAGTTGTGGAGGGTAATGGACCCTATCACTAGACTAGGTAACAGGCTAACCAAGCTAGGAGTTGAGAAGGAGAGATTGGAGAATGAGAGAAGGAAGGCAAGGGAAAGGGTTGAGGATGCTCTGAAGTTCGCTGAGGAAAGTCCCTATCCCGAACCGTCTACAGCCCTAGTGGGGGTGTTCAAATGA
- a CDS encoding type II toxin-antitoxin system VapC family toxin, which yields MRLIVDTSALVSVFLPETGSECVRKLLEEHDDLHFLDLIYYEFTNVLRKRVVRGEISPKDAELVLERGMDLISNFPVHQGREFVGEAYEISLRYSITVYDASLVALANRVDGHVLTLDQKLVTAVKGERMIPCPG from the coding sequence ATGAGGTTGATCGTTGATACCTCCGCCCTGGTCTCCGTGTTCCTTCCGGAGACGGGTAGCGAGTGCGTTAGGAAATTACTTGAGGAACACGACGATCTCCATTTCTTGGACCTGATCTACTACGAGTTTACGAACGTTTTGAGGAAGAGGGTGGTGAGGGGAGAGATCTCTCCCAAGGACGCAGAGCTAGTTCTGGAAAGGGGTATGGACCTCATCTCCAACTTTCCAGTTCATCAAGGCAGAGAATTTGTGGGGGAGGCCTACGAGATTTCCCTGAGGTATAGTATAACGGTGTACGACGCGTCACTAGTTGCCCTGGCAAATCGCGTGGACGGTCATGTGTTAACCTTAGACCAGAAGCTAGTCACGGCCGTGAAAGGAGAGAGAATGATTCCCTGCCCAGGCTAG
- a CDS encoding MaoC family dehydratase, translating to MFGGFGPFFEDFEIGQVIRHRPCRTLEQSDNVLWSTLTLDYTPLYLDSVYASYTEYGKVIVNPRLVHSTVIGLSTRDTSINTLAFLGIDYEEMRRPIYPGDTLCVETEVVGKRESKRPNVGVVSWVHRVFNQRGEPVYEIRRNNLVYKRSYSPWLKFLEGGEAKPEINVQKGERIGLNKEERSLSHPGWEGRYLEDFTPGETVIHRLGRTVSQYDNLLTTVLSMNTATLHLDDEYMKYHEYGKPVVQGPFVVGVGTGISSFELGGNISADRGIRELKLRAPVFDGDTLHAVSEVVEVQPGKESGRVTLRTRIYKNNLSVEVATFIREIEVFRRESSPWVKIWKG from the coding sequence ATGTTTGGGGGATTTGGCCCCTTCTTTGAGGACTTTGAGATAGGACAGGTCATAAGGCACAGACCTTGTAGAACCCTGGAGCAGTCAGATAACGTGCTTTGGTCTACGCTCACCCTGGATTACACTCCTCTCTACCTGGACAGCGTCTACGCGTCTTACACGGAGTATGGAAAGGTAATCGTGAACCCAAGGCTTGTCCACTCCACGGTAATAGGCCTTTCCACCAGGGACACCAGCATTAACACCCTGGCCTTTCTTGGGATTGACTACGAGGAAATGAGGAGGCCCATATATCCAGGGGACACCCTCTGCGTCGAGACCGAGGTCGTGGGGAAGAGGGAGTCCAAGAGGCCCAACGTAGGGGTGGTGAGCTGGGTGCATAGGGTCTTCAATCAGAGGGGTGAACCCGTGTATGAAATAAGGAGAAATAACCTAGTGTATAAGAGGTCTTACTCCCCATGGTTGAAGTTCCTTGAGGGTGGGGAGGCGAAGCCTGAAATCAACGTGCAGAAAGGGGAGAGAATAGGGCTAAACAAGGAGGAAAGGAGCCTGTCTCACCCAGGATGGGAGGGAAGATACCTCGAGGATTTCACACCTGGGGAGACGGTGATTCATCGCCTAGGTAGGACAGTATCCCAGTACGACAATCTGTTAACAACTGTGTTGTCCATGAATACCGCAACGCTCCACCTGGACGACGAGTACATGAAGTACCACGAATATGGAAAGCCTGTGGTTCAGGGCCCCTTCGTCGTTGGGGTTGGGACGGGAATTTCGTCCTTTGAACTTGGGGGGAACATCTCAGCCGACCGCGGTATCAGGGAACTCAAGTTGAGGGCTCCAGTTTTTGATGGAGACACTCTCCACGCCGTGAGTGAGGTGGTTGAGGTTCAACCTGGAAAGGAGAGCGGAAGGGTCACCCTGAGAACGAGGATTTACAAGAATAACCTCTCGGTAGAGGTGGCAACTTTCATCAGGGAAATCGAGGTTTTCAGGAGAGAGTCCTCCCCATGGGTGAAAATATGGAAAGGATAG